The following nucleotide sequence is from Vibrio fluvialis.
GGAACTACACAAAAAACACACCATTGAAGTGGTGGTGGATCGTTTCAAAGTACGCAGCGATCTGCAGCAACGCCTGGCTGAATCGTTTGAAACCGCACTGGAACTGTCCGGCGGGATCGTGGTGGTGGCACCGATGGAAGGCGATGGTGAAGAACACGTGTTTTCAGCCAATTTCGCCTGCCCGCATTGTGGTTACAGTATGCGAGAGCTTGAACCACGTCTGTTCTCATTCAACAACCCAGCAGGCGCCTGCCAGACTTGTGACGGTTTGGGGGTTCAACAATATTTCGATCCGGACCGGGTCATTCAGGATGCCAGCCTGAGTCTTGCTCAAGGCGCCATTCGTGGTTGGGATCAGAAAAACTACTATTACTTTCAGATGCTGACGTCGCTGGCAGATCACTATGGGTTTGATCTGCATACGCCATTCAACAAGCTGCCAAAGAAAACACAGGAAATCATCCTGCAAGGTTCTGGCCGCACGGAAGTCGAATTCAAATACATTAACGATCGTGGTGACATCCGCGTTAAACGTCATCCGTTTGAAGGCATTCTGAACACGCTGGAACGCCGCTACCGTGATACCGAGTCGAGCTCAGTACGCGAAGAGCTAGTGAAATACATTTCCAACAAACCGTGTGCAAGCTGTGAAGGGACTCGCCTTCGTCTTGAAGCGCGCAACGTCTTCGTTAATGACACCACTTTGCCGCAAATCGTCGAGCTCAGCATCGCCGATGCTCTGGCTTTCTTCCAGACGCTGACTCTGGAAGGACAGCGTGCACAGATTGCCGAAAAAGTGATGAAAGAGATCAACGACCGTCTGCAATTTCTGGTCAACGTCGGTCTGAACTATCTCAATCTGTCGCGCAGTGCGGAAACGTTGTCTGGCGGTGAAGCGCAGCGTATTCGTCTGGCAAGCCAGATTGGTGCCGGTCTGGTGGGCGTGATGTACGTACTCGATGAACCGTCAATTGGTCTCCACCAGCGAGACAACGAACGCCTGTTGAAAACACTGAATCATTTGCGCGATCTGGGCAATACCGTTCTGGTCGTTGAACACGACGAGGATGCGATCCGCTTGGCCGATCACGTGATTGACATCGGTCCGGGTGCGGGTGTACATGGCGGATCCGTCGTCGCAGAAGGCACAGTGGAAGAAATCATTGCCAACAAAAACTCGCTGACAGGCCAGTATCTGAGCGGCGTTAAAGCCATTGAGGTACCGAAGCAGCGCGTACCACGCGATGCCAAGAAAACGGTTGAGCTGATCGGTGCGACCGGCAATAACCTGAAGAACGTCAATCTGTCAATTCCGGTGGGCCTGTTCAGTTGTATTACCGGGGTATCAGGTTCTGGTAAGTCGACGCTGATCAACGATACCTTCTTTAATATTGCGCACATTGCGCTGAATGACGCGACCACCTCGACACCTGCACCGTACAAGTCGATCAAAGGTCTGGAACATTTCGAT
It contains:
- the uvrA gene encoding excinuclease ABC subunit UvrA; this encodes MDKIEVRGARTHNLKNINLTIPRDKLIVITGLSGSGKSSLAFDTLYAEGQRRYVESLSAYARQFLSLMEKPDVDHIEGLSPAISIEQKSTSHNPRSTVGTITEVYDYLRLLYARVGEPRCPEHKVPLAAQTISQMVDKVLEMPEGSKLMLLAPIVKERKGEHVKTLENLAAQGFIRARIDGETCDLSDPPTLELHKKHTIEVVVDRFKVRSDLQQRLAESFETALELSGGIVVVAPMEGDGEEHVFSANFACPHCGYSMRELEPRLFSFNNPAGACQTCDGLGVQQYFDPDRVIQDASLSLAQGAIRGWDQKNYYYFQMLTSLADHYGFDLHTPFNKLPKKTQEIILQGSGRTEVEFKYINDRGDIRVKRHPFEGILNTLERRYRDTESSSVREELVKYISNKPCASCEGTRLRLEARNVFVNDTTLPQIVELSIADALAFFQTLTLEGQRAQIAEKVMKEINDRLQFLVNVGLNYLNLSRSAETLSGGEAQRIRLASQIGAGLVGVMYVLDEPSIGLHQRDNERLLKTLNHLRDLGNTVLVVEHDEDAIRLADHVIDIGPGAGVHGGSVVAEGTVEEIIANKNSLTGQYLSGVKAIEVPKQRVPRDAKKTVELIGATGNNLKNVNLSIPVGLFSCITGVSGSGKSTLINDTFFNIAHIALNDATTSTPAPYKSIKGLEHFDKVIDIDQSPIGRTPRSNPATYTGIFTPIRELFSGTQESRSRGYKPGRFSFNVRGGRCEACQGDGVIKVEMHFLPDVYVPCDVCKGKRYNRETLEVRYKGKTIDEVLEMTVEDAREFFEPVPVIARKLQTLMDVGLSYIRLGQSATTLSGGEAQRVKLARELSKRDTGKTLYILDEPTTGLHFHDIQQLLDVLHRLRDNGNTVVVIEHNLDVIKTADWIVDLGPEGGQGGGEIIAQGTPEDVAQVEGSHTARFLKPMLK